A window of Acidobacteriota bacterium contains these coding sequences:
- a CDS encoding quinol:cytochrome C oxidoreductase, whose protein sequence is MQDTVLDITTETRHLDGIAKPALIISLVIGVLGLVGSYVLANGKEGGMDYLLETYLVSFAFILSISLGALFFVLLQHCTRAGWSVVVRRVAEAIAGNVWLMGILAIPIVLGMGHLYPWTDTAAAAHDPLLEGKIGFLNPTFFTIRLVAYFLIWGFLATFLHRTSVAQDASGDPALTLRMEKFSAPGMILFALSLNFASFDLLMSLDPHWFSTIFGVYYFAASVLAFLAVMPRVLYTMQARGVLRNAITVEHYHDIGKLLFAFVVFWAYIAFSQYMLIWYGNLPEETEWFLKRQTGEWTTVSLILIFGHFLAPFILLVSRMIKRRPLLLALTGVFVAVMCWIDIYWLVIPEFSPGVARFGVLDVLCFLGLHGITSAAVILRLKRHSVVAEKDPRLEESLAFESA, encoded by the coding sequence ATGCAGGACACCGTACTCGACATCACGACCGAAACACGACACCTGGACGGGATCGCGAAACCGGCATTGATCATCTCCCTCGTTATCGGCGTGCTCGGCCTGGTTGGCTCGTATGTGCTCGCGAACGGCAAAGAGGGCGGGATGGACTACCTGCTCGAAACCTATCTCGTGAGCTTCGCCTTCATCCTGAGCATCTCTCTCGGTGCGCTCTTCTTCGTTCTTCTCCAGCATTGCACGCGCGCCGGCTGGAGCGTGGTTGTGCGCCGGGTGGCGGAGGCGATAGCCGGCAACGTCTGGCTGATGGGCATCCTCGCCATACCGATCGTTCTCGGGATGGGTCACCTCTACCCCTGGACCGACACGGCTGCCGCGGCCCACGATCCGTTGCTCGAGGGTAAGATCGGGTTCCTCAACCCGACGTTCTTCACCATCAGGCTCGTCGCCTACTTCCTGATCTGGGGTTTTCTCGCGACCTTTCTCCATCGAACGTCGGTCGCGCAGGATGCGAGCGGTGATCCGGCCCTGACGCTGAGGATGGAGAAATTCAGCGCTCCGGGCATGATTCTCTTCGCTCTCAGCCTCAATTTCGCGTCCTTCGATCTTCTGATGTCCCTCGACCCGCACTGGTTCAGCACGATCTTCGGCGTGTATTACTTCGCCGCGTCTGTATTGGCCTTCCTGGCGGTGATGCCGCGGGTCTTGTACACCATGCAGGCCCGGGGAGTTCTCAGAAACGCGATCACCGTCGAGCATTATCACGATATCGGCAAGTTGCTCTTCGCTTTCGTGGTCTTCTGGGCCTACATCGCCTTTTCCCAGTACATGTTGATCTGGTACGGCAACCTTCCGGAGGAGACCGAGTGGTTCCTCAAGCGGCAGACCGGTGAATGGACGACGGTCAGCCTGATACTGATTTTCGGTCATTTCCTGGCTCCATTCATCTTGCTCGTCTCACGGATGATCAAGCGCCGGCCTTTGTTGCTCGCCCTCACCGGCGTCTTCGTAGCGGTGATGTGCTGGATCGACATCTACTGGCTGGTGATACCCGAGTTCAGCCCGGGGGTTGCCCGCTTCGGCGTGCTCGACGTTCTGTGCTTTCTCGGTTTGCACGGCATCACGTCGGCGGCAGTCATCTTGCGCCTCAAGAGACACTCGGTGGTTGCCGAGAAGGATCCGCGCCTCGAAGAATCCCTGGCGTTCGAGAGCGCATAA
- a CDS encoding cytochrome c — MNLPRWLLFAVVILVVLSWVPLALIMRARVTSSPDPRIHVIPDMDNQPKFKPQARNPMFADRRAMRPPVAGTVPRGATIDSPALTTGKDGGDWLEVSPIKVDLALVRRGRQRYDIYCSPCHGLAGFGDGMVAKRADELLEGTWTPPSSFHTDLVRGRPAGHLFNTISNGIRNMPAYGPQIPVEDRWAIVAYVRALQRSQNATVDDVPPDLRARLR; from the coding sequence ATGAACCTTCCACGCTGGCTCCTGTTCGCGGTGGTGATTCTGGTGGTCCTGTCGTGGGTGCCGCTCGCGTTGATCATGCGGGCCCGGGTCACCTCCTCGCCCGATCCGAGGATCCACGTCATTCCGGACATGGACAATCAACCGAAGTTCAAGCCGCAGGCGCGCAATCCGATGTTTGCCGATCGCCGCGCCATGCGCCCACCGGTAGCCGGCACCGTGCCTCGCGGTGCGACGATCGATTCGCCGGCCCTGACGACCGGCAAGGATGGTGGGGACTGGCTCGAGGTGAGCCCCATCAAGGTCGATCTCGCGCTCGTCCGCCGTGGCCGGCAGCGCTACGACATCTACTGCTCGCCGTGCCACGGCCTTGCGGGCTTCGGCGACGGGATGGTGGCCAAACGGGCCGACGAACTTCTGGAAGGAACCTGGACGCCGCCGTCCTCCTTCCACACCGATCTGGTGCGAGGTCGGCCGGCCGGCCACCTCTTCAACACGATATCCAACGGAATCCGCAACATGCCGGCCTACGGCCCGCAGATCCCGGTTGAGGATCGCTGGGCGATCGTTGCCTACGTGAGGGCCTTGCAGCGGAGTCAGAATGCAACCGTCGACGACGTCCCGCCCGATCTGCGGGCGCGACTGCGATAG
- a CDS encoding DUF3341 domain-containing protein, whose product MSDRTTHAGGGESNGLYGYLVAFDKVDELLRGARIVRDAGYTRWDTHSPFVLHRLDAAMGVKKTILPYIVFLGGLTGAAAGILLQWWTNAVDYPFLISGKPLFSLPANIPIAFETTILFAALSALVGMLALNGLPQLSHPLFTNRSFKRATDDTFFISIEAKDPLFDRVETRRLLEEISGRAVEEIEDLP is encoded by the coding sequence ATGAGTGATCGGACCACACATGCCGGAGGCGGTGAGTCGAACGGACTGTACGGCTATCTCGTAGCCTTCGACAAGGTGGATGAGCTGCTGAGGGGCGCACGGATCGTGCGTGATGCCGGCTACACCCGCTGGGACACCCACAGCCCATTCGTGCTCCACCGCCTCGACGCGGCGATGGGCGTCAAGAAGACGATCCTCCCGTACATCGTGTTTCTGGGGGGCCTCACCGGGGCGGCGGCGGGAATCCTCCTCCAATGGTGGACCAACGCCGTCGACTACCCGTTTTTGATCAGTGGCAAGCCGCTCTTCAGCCTTCCGGCCAACATTCCGATAGCATTCGAGACGACAATTCTGTTCGCGGCTTTGAGCGCCCTCGTCGGCATGCTCGCCCTCAACGGACTGCCTCAGCTCTCACATCCCCTGTTCACAAACCGCTCATTCAAGCGGGCGACCGACGACACATTCTTCATTTCCATCGAGGCGAAAGACCCCCTGTTCGACCGTGTCGAGACGCGCCGCCTGTTAGAAGAGATCTCGGGACGAGCGGTGGAAGAAATCGAGGACCTACCATGA